From one Sardina pilchardus chromosome 6, fSarPil1.1, whole genome shotgun sequence genomic stretch:
- the LOC134082468 gene encoding keratin, type I cytoskeletal 13-like, giving the protein MATTFSSRVSMSSGSSIAGGMSSGLSLSGGGARLSVMRAGSVYGGAGGSGVRISSAGAGFGVGAGFGGGAGFGFAAGGGGGGGGGFSLIAGGAAGSEKFTMQDLNGRLAAYLSKVHSLEKANAELELKIRQFLDAKIGPAVHDFSGFMAIINDLQAKITAIIGFRGGAVLAIDNATLAADDYRVKFEAEQAMRLSVEADIAGLKKVLDDLTLSKSDLSLQFTSIQDEIAFLRKTHQEELVALRAHVGQTVNVEVDAAPQDDLMAVLAGVREHYEAVAVKNRKELEVWFQAKTEALSKEVLTSTAVLQTSTSEVTTLKSTVQALQIELQGISSMKASMEVTLAETQTRYASMLAGFQVQVSSLEEQLAALRGSLERQGYEYAILLDIKTRLELEIAEYRRLLDGDAYAASSYSTISSSSALSSSLSASYSASASAAAAVSAVVVAPVATTRTRVVTVTEELVDGKVVSSSSSSSMVA; this is encoded by the exons ATGGCAACCACCTTCTCCAGCCGCGTCTCCATGTCCTCTGGATCATCCATCGCAGGGGGTATGTCATCTGGGCTCTCGCTGTCCGGAGGTGGAGCTCGCTTGAGCGTCATGCGGGCCGGCAGTGTCTACGGTGGAGCAGGAGGATCTGGAGTTCGCATCTCCAGCGCCGGTGCAGGTTTCGGCGTTGGGGCAGGGTTCGGTGGGGGTGCAGGGTTCGGGTTCGCtgctggtggtggcggcggcggcggcggtggcttCAGTCTGATCGCTGGTGGTGCAGCTGGCAGCGAGAAATTCACCATGCAGGACCTGAACGGACGTCTGGCGGCCTACCTGTCCAAGGTGCATTCCCTGGAGAAGGCCAACGCCGAGCTGGAGCTGAAGATCAGACAGTTCCTGGACGCTAAGATCGGACCAGCTGTGCATGACTTCTCTGGCTTCATGGCCATCATCAATGACCTCCAGGCAAAG ATTACGGCGATCATCGGTTTCAGAGGAGGAGCTGTGCTGGCCATTGACAACGCCACACTGGCAGCTGATGACTACAGAGTCAA ATTTGAGGCAGAGCAGGCCATGCGTCTCTCCGTTGAGGCTGACATCGCTGGACTCAAGAAGGTCCTGGATGACCTCACCCTCTCCAAATCTGACCTCTCCCTGCAGTTCACTTCCATTCAGGATGAGATCGCCTTCTTGAGAAAGACCCACCAGGAG GAACTCGTGGCTCTTCGTGCACACGTTGGCCAAACAGTAAACGTGGAGGTGGACGCTGCTCCTCAGGATGACCTCATGGCAGTCCTGGCCGGCGTCCGTGAACACTACGAGGCTGTGGCCGTCAAGAACAGAAAGGAGCTGGAGGTGTGGTTCCAGGCCAAG ACGGAAGCACTCAGCAAAGAAGTCCTCACAAGCACAGCTGTTCTCCAGACGTCCACCTCAGAAGTCACAACCCTCAAGAGCACAGTGCAGGCACTTCAGATCGAGCTGCAAGGCATCAGCAGCATG aaAGCGTCCATGGAAGTGACCCTGGCAGAGACACAGACCCGCTACGCTAGCATGCTGGCCGGCTTCCAGGTACAGGTGAGCAGCCTGGAGGAACAGCTCGCCGCCCTCCGCGGAAGCCTTGAGCGCCAGGGCTACGAGTACGCCATCCTGCTCGACATCAAGACCAGACTGGAGCTGGAGATCGCCGAGTACAGAAGACTGCTCGACGGAGACGCGTACGCCGCCTCTTCGTACTC GACTATATCGTCTTCTTCAGCGTTGTCGTCATCATTGTCGGCATCATATTCGGCATCGGCCTCCGCAGCGGCAGCAGTATCAGCAGTGGTAGTAGCGCCCGTGGCCACCACACGTACCAGAGTGGTGACAGTGACGGAGGAGCTGGTGGATGGAAAGGTGgtgtcctcatcctcctcctcctccatggtcGCGTAA